Within Candidatus Hydrogenedentota bacterium, the genomic segment CGTCGCTCAGGTTGCGGCGATCGCGCTGGCTGTGAATCGCGTACTCGACAGCGGCCACGAGTTCAGGTGCGCCAGTGCGCTGGACAACCGCGGCGCGTTTCACTGAAGGCACGGAGACATTCATCATTTCGGCCGCATCAGACTGGGATTTCAAAAGATCATTTGATCCTTTGAAATCTTCACTACGACGATCTCCGCCTTTCCCAAGATTCGCAATCCGCGCTCCCACCATCGCGCGCTGTGACTCGTTCAGGTGCCGCCGCTGTAGATGGTTCTCATACGTCTTCCCACTGCCAAGGCCGACAGCTTGAGCTACCTCGTCGCGGGATTTGCCTGTCCGTTGTGGAAAATTTTCCACAACGGCGCCTTTGTTTTGTTTCAGTTCCGCGAGCTGCCTTGCCCGCGCCCACTGAGGATCAGCGCTAGTTGCCGGTGGTGTCCAACCATGTCTCGCATTTTGGCATAGGCGCTTTGACTGAGGATCAGCGCTAGTTGCCGGTGGTGTCCAACCTACTCCGCTCTCAGCCGTTGGCGCTGCTCCGGCGTCAAAACTCCGCCGTCCTCGCGCTTGACCACGGCCTTCTCGTGGAACGCGAAATCAGCATAGGCTTCGGCGTCACGGTATTCAACGCCCAGGTCAACGAGCGTCTTAATGGCGCTCGCGAGGTGCCAGCCCTCGTCTTCGCAGACGCCCGTGATGTCGATCCAGCCGTCTAGAACCCAGTGTTTATCCATGCCGCACCCCCTACTCTACCGTTGGCCGCGCAAGCTGTTTTGCGCCGTCGATGGCCGCTTCGAAGCTCTCAGGTTTGTCCGCGTCCGTATATGGCCAGCTCATGATGCTAGGCCAAATCAGCCGCGTAGCCGCCGCGGGATTCTCAAGGTATTGCACCTTAACCAGGTAGGCGGCGATTTGCGCGCGCATGTCCGCCTCCAGCATTTCCGATGGTGTCTTTCCTCTGCGCTTGCAGACATCGAGAAACGCCGCCTCCGTGAATCCGTCGATGCTGATCATAAACATACTCGCTCTCCCTTCTGGGCGCGGGAGTGCTGGCGGGTGTAGAATACTCACAGCCGCGTGCACGGTCCGTTCGTGCGCCCGGTCAGGCCGCGGCATGGCGTCTCTGCGCCTTCCGCGGCCACTTGCTTAACCGGCGTTATGCCGGGGTTAGCCCAGCTCCTTAGCAATCTCTATTACCTTCGCCTGGTTCACTTTCGCGTATATCTCCGAGGTATCCGCGCTCGAGTGCCCCAAGACCGCCTGTGCGGCGTCAAGGCCGTATTTCTCGCGTACCTTGGTAGCGGCATACTTGCGAAGGCTGTTTGGCCCCCACGGCTTGATTTTGGCCTCCTGGCACAGCCGCGTGATCGCCTTGCGATAGCTCGAGGTGGTGTAGTGGTCCTGCACCTTGCGCCCCGTCTTGCGCGGTGTAATCTTCTGGCCGCGCCGCCTATGTGTAGGCGCCTGCTCCGCCTTCTGCTTGATGGCCTCCCTGGGATTGAACAAATACGCGCTATCAGGACGCAATAAGTATCGTTTCAGTATCTTCTGTCCGCGGGGTCCGATGGCCGCAAAGCGCGGCCGCGCATCCTCGAGGTGCGCCATCTTGTGATCGGTGATTTCGACGGTCCACACCTCGCGCGAGGTGTCTATGTTGCGCCGGCGCAATCCGCAGATCTCGCCCGGCCTCATGCCGCTCAAGGATTGAAGCGTGATCATGTCCCTGAGGATGCGGGGGGCGATCTTCAGTACAGACTGCAAGTCCTGCTCTGGGACAGGCTCGATAGTCCTGGTCTCGCGCGCCTTCGTGCGGCCCTTGCGCAGGCCTTCAACGGTGCCAAGAGCAGCATAGACGTTGTACTCTATGATGCCTTCGGATGCGCCCCACTTGAACATGCGCCGGGCAAGCCGTGTGTACTTGTTGATCGTTGAACGCGATAGCGGCTTAGGCTTGGTCTGCTCGAGCAGCATGGCACGAACGGCCTTGAGATTCTTTGGGGTGAATTCGTTGGCGGGTGTGGCGCCGTACAGCTCAAGGACCGTCTGAACGGCGCGCTTGACGTTGCCGCATTCAGCGCTATCAGGCCCGTAGTATTGCGAGCAGTACGTCAGGTAGTGCGCCGCCAGGACGTTTATGGTGACGGCCTCCGCATCCTGGACGGGCAAGCCGTCATCAACGAGGAGCTCGGCGCACCATCGCTTGTAGCGTTTCTCGGTCTCGGGGTCGTGCCAGTTGCCGAAGTAGACGTTCTGGCCTTGGTAGGTGATGCGGCCCTGGCCGCTCGGCTTGTGGTGATAAAGCGTAGGTAGCTTGATTTTCACGGCGTCGCCTCCCTGCCCAAAACAAGGGTACTACTACCCTTGCAGCACCTTAGCACGAACGCCGAAAATCTGTCAATAGGCTATGCTTAAGTCTTTGTCAGACTGTAACTTACAAATGGTCGGGGCGGCCGGATTCGAACCGGCGACCTCCTGCTCCCAAAGCAGGCGCGCTAAACCGGACTGCGCTACGCCCCGATGCGGACGCGGCGTAGGATAGCACACGGGACCAGGCGGACGCACGCGTCCATTCGCTGTGTGTCTATTCGGAGTGGTGCTCCCCTATCGTCACCGGTTGTTTTCGGGTGTGCGCCTACGGAGGTTTGGGGTTCACAGCGCGTTAGCCTCTCCCCCGTTGTCTTGCTCGTTCTCTTGCTTTATTTCCGCGTATTCACAAGGTAGACTACGCCCGGAACGCCCGTTCGGGACGAATCCCGGCTGTGTTGTCACACCGCAGCAACGGGTCACTGCATTTCCGGATAACTTCAGGGTAGGCAGCAAGTCAGGGGAGTCTGTCGATGCGCGCTGTACGTTCGTTATTGGTGTTGGCACTATTCGGAATGGCCATAACGGCTTGGGCGGCGCCGGCAATCTACGCAGGTCCAACGTCTTCCGAGCTCGAACGGGTTGCCGCGACAGAGCTGCAACGGCTGCTTTATGCGGCTACGGGCAATTTGTATCCCATCGAGACCTTGGAAGCCGTGCCGGCCGGCGCGCAGGGGATTGTATTGGGGACGCCGGAAACGCTCCCCAGGACGGCCGCAGCGTGGCCGTTCGGGCTGGAAGAGCCGGGCGCTGACGGCTATGTCCTGTACTCGGACCGGGCTGACAACGGCCTCGTCATCGTAGCCGGTAAGACCGCTGGAGCGGTCCAGAATGGCGCGTACGGGTTGTTGGAGAAGTTCGGGTTCGGTTTCTACACTTCGCAGGAAACGTTGCCAGACAGGTTTGCCGACATTCCCGCTCTCAAACTGCCGCAATTCGGCGAGTCCGTCACCCCCGCGTTTGCGGTCCGCGGAGCCTTGCCGGCTTACGATTATCTGATGGGCTGCTCGACATGGGACCTCGAGGATTACAAGACCTACATCGACGGTCTGGCCCGGATGCGCATGAACATGGTTGCTTTTTACGCGCGTGACGACCAGCCTTTTGCCGCTTACGAATTTGAGGGCGAGCTGGTTGGCGGAGAGCCGCTCGCGAGCATGGCGAGCGGCCGGTGGGACGTCGAGCCGATGCCGCCCAGCGAGTTTTTCGCGGGAACGGGGCGTCTTTTCGCGGGGGAAACGTTTGGCGCGTCCGCGGCGCTGGTCGCCGAGCGCCGGCCATCCATTGAACAGGCCAAAGCCGTATTGCGCGAAGCGATCGAGTACGCCGAGAGCCGCGGCCTTCAAACGGGTTTGGGGTTTGAAGTGAGGGGCGACGTTCTCGAGCCGGCGGTGCGGGACCGTTTTGAAGCCCGTTTACGGTCGGTGCTCGCGGATTATCCCCACATCGATTGCCTGTGGCTCTGGCAGCCGGAAGGCAAAGGGGTGCACTCTGGAGAGGACCCGCCGGCGCGTTCCGCATGGGCATCGTATGCCAATCGGTGGAGCGGCGCGTTCCAGGACGTGACGGAGCCGCGGCTTCGTGCGGAGGCGGTTCGCATGGTGTTGTTCGCCATGCACGGGAAACAGTTGTTGGACGCTCTGCGGCCCGACATCCGTCTGGTCGTGAGCGGCTGGGGCGGCGATGCCTGGCTGCGGTGCACCGACCTGTACCCCGGCATGGACGCCCTTCTCCCGAAAGACATCGTCTTCTCGGCTTTGGATAATCTACGGGTGACCCCGAACGTCGGCAGCGTATACGACAAACTCTCTCCCGAGCGCCAGTGCTGGCCGATCATTTGGCACGAATTCGATGGGGACCTGTGGATGCCCCAGCCCAACCTGTATGAGACCGCCGGCGCTTGCCGTGACGCATTAAGCAAGGGATGTGAAGGCCTTATCGGCACTCATTGGCGCACGCGTTCAGTGGAAGAATCGATGACTTACACCGCCCGCTTTGCATGGGACCCCGCTTTGACCGTGGAAGGCTTCATGGAACGGCGCGCCACGGATCTCTTTGGGCCCAAACTGGGCGCAACCCTGGCGCCGGGCCTGCTGAGGCTGCAGGGCCTGGGATATCGCTACGTCGGCGGTTCGGGACAGCGAGAAGGCATGCCGTTCCGCTGGTCGGCGGGCGAGGAAGAGAAACGCGCGGAATTGGCTCAGACGGCTCTGGAAATCCGCAACGCCCTGGGAGAAGACCGCAACATCCTGCGGGGCGCGCTGAAGGAGATTACCGGCCTTGTGCCCGTTCCCGAAGCAGCGAAAGAAATCGTTCCCGCGTTGACTCTTGGCCTGGGGGACGCGCTCAAGGAAGCAATCATAGGCGGCACGATTCGCGCCGACCGGGCGGCCCGGCTTCAGGCTGGATTATCCCTTGTCGCGTCCGTCCTCGCCTACGACCATGCCGCCAGCGTGTTGGGCCCCGGCGGCGAGTTCGAAAAGGACCTTATTGATAAGGACGTCGAAGCCGCGTTGGCCACCCTCCGAAAGTCGAGATTTGCGGATGCTATGCACGCCTATTCACGGTGGACCACCACCAAGGACCAGCTGGGCGCCCTGGCGTCTATGAACGGCCGCGCGTGGGCAGATATCCGCAACCGTCTCGAACTGCCGCCCGAGGGGCTGTCGCAGCTCACGAAGACGCCCCCGGACTTGGTGATAGAACCCCGAATTCTGGTGCTGCCCGACCGGGTAATCGTGCTTGGCCTTGACGCCGAAGGGGTTAATGTGCGGGTTCGTGCCCGGCCTCTTGGCGCGTCGAATTGGGAGAAGCGCGAACTTTACCAGATGGGCAACCAGACCTTCAGCTTGGCTTTTCCGGAAGAGGCGTCCGAGTGGCCGAGTTTCGAGTGGGGGGTGGAGGTCTCGTCGAAGTTCCGAACCCTTCTGACGGCCCCCGAGTCGTTTCCCGCCGAGTCGTTTTCGTCGCTGCATGTCGTTTCAACGGAGTTGCCGCCGCCCCCTGCTCCGCCGGAACGGGAAGTCGTGCCAGCCGACGTGGCCCTTGAAGCCGCCCCCGATTCTTATAGCGTCAAGCTGAGTTGGGGCGTTCGGCCGGGGGAAATGTATACGGTAGCGCGCGACGGCGCCGTGCTTGGTGTCACGCCGGATGGGTGGTATGAGGACACCGCTCCGCTAACCGGGAAACCCGTTCGTTACAGCGTTACGGCCCGGAATCTCTTGACCGGTCACACTGCCGAGCGTTTTGTGGACGAACGCGCTCCGGAGTTTGCCCTTCCACAACCTCCGCAGGACATTGACGCCGTGACCCGGAATGGCCGGGTCATACTCGGTTGGGAAGCTTCGGCTCCCCAAACCGTGTTATATCGCGTTACGAAGTACGATGAAAACGATAGCGTAGCCGGGCGGTACGATGTCCCCGCGGAACATGGCCACTACCTGCAATACGCTGATGCCGCCGCGGCGGGAGAGATCTTCACCTACGCAATCGCCGCCGTTGCTCCTGACGGCAAGGAGGGGCCTCCCTCACGGCGGATCGGCGTGATTCCCGTCGAAACTCCCATAAAGCCCCTTGTCGACCTCTCGTTCGAAGACAAATCGTTTCTCGCTGGGATGGCCGAGGTAGCCGAGAATGCCCTTGCGCTCGGCGGTACCGGCTGGGCGGAACTCGCGCCTCAACCCGAATGGAACCCCGAAGAACAATTGACGCTGGCCATGTGGGTCAAAATGGATGACTTGAAGGGCATGCCGGTCCTCATCTGCAAAGGCGCGTGGCAGCAATCGGGTTACTTCCTGCAGATCTTCCGCGAACAGCTGCGTTTCTACATTGCCGGCGTAGGCACCCTCGATGCGGGACATCCCAAGGCGGGTCAATGGCAGCATCTGGCCGCCACGTACGGATTTGGCGAGATGAGTGTCTACATCGACGGGCAACTGGCGGGCAGGAAGCGCGTCGCGGGCCGGCCACGGCCAAGCGCCAGTGCGTTGCTGGTCGGACGCTACGGACTGGAAGACGACGTCTATTTTGTTCGGGGCTTGATGGATAATATCCGTGTTTACAGGGCCTGCCTCGCCCCGGAAGAGATCAGGGCCTTGTACGAGGACTCCAAACGCGATTGAGGGGCATTGGCCAGGTCCTGTGCGGGAGGGCAGCCGAGCACGCGGCTTGACGGCGCGGAACGGATTGCGTGCCGCTGAAGCTCCGGCAGGCCGGTGACAAGGATTGGCCTGAAGTTTTTTGTGAGAAGCGATACATGACGGCAGATGACACCGCCAGAACAACCCGTGTCACGCTGAAGGAGGCGGCCAGCCAGGCGTTGCTCCTTCTTGCGCTTCTCGCAGCGGCCTTCCCGGGGGTATTCTTTCACGGCGAGATGATCTCCCCTGCGGATATCGCTTTTCAACAGCCCCCTTGGGAGGCCTACGCGCCGGAAGATTGGCAGGGACCGAGCAATCCCCTGATGGCCGACGTTCTCACCCTGTTTCGCCCATGGTACACCATCTCGCGTGAAGCCGTCCGAGCAGGCGCGTGGCCGTTGTGGAATCCCTATGAGTTCGCCGGCATCCCTCTGCTGGCCAATTACCAGAGCGCGGTACTCTATCCGCCGCGCCTCTTGCACCTGTTCTTTGACATCGACCTCGCGACAACGGTCTATATCCTCCTGAAACTCTGGCTGGCGGGCATGGCGGCTTATTTCTGCGCACGGGTAATGGGGTTGTACAGGCCGCCGGCTATGTTCTGCTCGGTGGGATGGATGTTCGCCAGCTACAACCTCATCTGGTGCAATTGGAGCCTTCCTGATCTCAGCCCATGGCTGGCCGTGCTGGTCATGGCCGGCGAATTCCTTGTTCAGAGACGTTACCGGCGGGGATTCTTCGCGGCCGCGTTTGGCGCAACTTTGTTCCTCCTTGCTGGGCATCCGGTCACGGCGTTTACGATGATCCTGGGCCTGTCGGTCTACTTTATCGCGCGCCTGGCGCTGGAAAGACGCCGGGGCAACGCATTCCTGGCGCCGTTAGGGTTTTGGGCGGCTGCCTGGGTTCTGGCGGTTCTGGTCTGCGCCGCCCTGCTTGTCCCCTTTTTCGAATACCTGGGCAACCAATACCGCGGCGAGGACATCGCGGCCTTTGGAGCGGAACGGGGACTTCCCTTGAGCGCAGCCGCGGTCTTCTGGCTCCCCCGCTTCTTCGGCGCCGCCGCGGACGGCAATTACTGGGGCGACCTGGACTCAAACCGCTATTCGATGATCTACCCCGGAATGGCCGTATGGTTGTGCGCCGCGACGGCGTTGTTCGCGGGAAGCGGAGACCGCCGGCGCCGGGCCGCCGTGATTGCGCTCGCGTTGGCCGCCGGATTGAGTATTGCGCTGACTTTTGAGGTCTACCCGTTTAGTCTCATGCACGCGCTCCCTTATTTCAATGCTATCAAGCGCAGCTACCACATCTGTTTTGCGGTCTTTGCCCTGCCTCTGCTGGGCGCCATTGGCCTGGACGCCTGGATGCGCGAGACGAGACCCTGGCGTGCGCTGCTTCCGCCCCTGGGCATTGCCGTTCTCGCGGTTCTGGTTGTGGCGGGCATCTGGCAGTTCAACGCCTCCATCATCCGGATGCGGGGGTTAACCGGCTACCTGTACCTTCAGGTTGGGTTGGCAGCCGGTTTCGCCTCGGCTGGCCTGCTTGTTCTCGCTGCCGGGACCCGGCTTCGACAAAGGGCCTGGTTGGGGTACGCCATGGCCGGCGTGCTTGCCGTTGACCTGCTCACGGCGAATCGCGGCCTTAACCCGACTATCGACTCAGGGCATCTTATGCCCGAGACCGCTCTTACGCGGTTTCTTCACGAGCAAGGGCTGACGGAACGCGTCGGCGTGGCCGAGGGAGGTATTCCTGGCGGCCTTATGGCTTCGTACGGGATACACGAATGGCTCGGAGAGGACGGCATGTACCCCGAGCGCATGATCCGCTTCCTGAAAACCATGGGGCCTGACCTATGGGACGCCATGGAGCCGGCTTGCGCAATCGGCTGCTACCTGAAACACCCCGAGATGACCGATGCCTTCCCTCCGGAGGCCCTTGGCCGCCTGCAGCGTCTTGACAGCCTGGACGGCATTGACGTCTACGCCAATACGGCCGCGTTTCCGTTGGCATACCTGGTCCCGAACGTGCGTGTATGCCCAAGCCGCGAGGCTATGTATGCCGCTATGATGGAACCCGGCTTCAACCCGGGCGAAACGGCCCTCCTGGAAGCCCCCTTGGCGACCCCTGTCGACGAAGGCGCCCGAGGGAGTGCCGAACTCGTCAGCCGGGGTTTTACGGACGTCGTGGTGCGCACCGAATCGGACCGGCCAGCTCTTCTGGTGTTGGCCGAGGCGTATTATCCCGGATGGACAGCGTCCGTCAACGGGAAGCCCGCGGAGATTATCCCAGTCTATTCGGTGTTTCGCGGCGTGACCGTCCCGGCCGGGCCGTCCGAGGTGCTTTTCACCTATTTTCCCGCCGCTTTCAAAATGGGGCTGGCCTGCAGCATCCTGTTCCTGGTTGCGGGCGCAATCGCGGGGTTGTTGTCGCTGCGTCACGCCATCCGAACGGCCTTGAAGACGCAAGACTGACTCACCTGGGAACTTTTCATTTTACTGTGTACATAATACAATAGACGAAGTACGTAGCCGGGGCGTAACGGTTACGCTTATTGCCTCGAGCAGAAGCCGTTCTACAACCTGCGGGAGACCCTCGCCATGTGGCACCTCACAAACCACCGTTCCATCCTCTCCTATTTGGCGCTCATCTTTCTGTGCACGCCATTGCTGACCGCCTTGGGGTGCAGCCAGCCGGCCACCTCCGTTTCCGGCCCGGACGCGAAAACAGCGTCTCAGACGCCCGCTTCTCCCCCGCCCCTTGCCGCCGAGACCCAACAGGGAGTGCTCACGGTTGTGGGCGTCGTGCCTCTCGCGGGGGAACCGCTTGTGGACCAGATTGTGTTCTTTTTTGACGCTCCGGTGCAGATTGCGCCGGAGGCCGGGTTTACCGATCCTTTCACGATAGAGCCGGCCGTCGAGGGGACGTTCCGCGTGAATCGCAATTTCGCGGCGTTTCAGGCCGCGGACGGGTTCGACGAAGACGTCGTGTACACCGTCGCCCTGAATCCCGACCTGGTTTCGGAAACGGGCGCAAGAATCCCGGAAGATGCCCGCGAGCATAACTTCGCGTCTTTCGCATTCGAACCACAGAACATGTGGGAGATCGAAGAGCAAGCGGACCGGGTCGTTTTGGGCATCATGTTCCCCTCGACGGTTAATCCCGACGCGCTGCGGCAGCATCTGGTCGTCGAGAATCTCGAGGGCCAGTCCGTCACCTATGAAATCGAGCCTGGCGAAGAGGGGGGCATCCGGCTGGTGTTTGCCGGGGGCCTGCCGGCGCCCATCCGAATAAAGGTTCTGAAAGGGCTTACCGACGAGTCCGGGGCGGCCGAACTCGCGGAGGACCACCTCTTCGCATATCCGCAAGAGCCGTTCTTCGCCGTGGCATCCGTCCAGTGGGGGAAGTTCGAGGGACCCAAAAAAGAAATCGTGCTCCAATTTACCAAACCCGTGCCCGCCGCGTCCTTGACCGAGGGAGTCTCGATCACACGAGCGGACAACCAGAGCGCCGTGCCGTTCGAGGTTGTTTCGCAAGCCGAGGCCTCTGAGCACCGCCTCAGCGTCGAGATACCCGAGACCGAGTACCCGTCGATTCAGGTCAAGCTGGCCAAGGGGATGGAAGGCAGCCAGAAGCGGGTTCTCCTGGAGGACTACAGCGCCACCCTGGATACGCGCCCCGAGCCGTTGAAAGTGACTTCGGTGCGCTGGGGGTCCACCGACGGCGATACCCACACCCTATTCTTGAGGTTTTCGCACCCCGTCCGCAGCGACGCGTTGTCGTCGCGGCTGAAACTGTCCGAGACAGCCATGGGCAACGAACTGCCGTTCGAGGTACAGGGAGAGGAATTGTCGATAGACAAGGCTCTGACATTTCAGCCCGAGCGGCGCGACAAGGTCGATGTGACTCTGGCGATTGAAGCAGGTCTTCCGGGCGACCCGAACGCGGCGTTGCCCGGGCCCTACCAGTACGAGATGGCGCGGCCCGCTCCTCCCCTGCAAATTGAAGATACCTGGTGGAGTTACGATTACACACAGGGCCAGTACCTCTCCATGCGCCTGAACGTGGTGGTCAATTCCCAGGAACTCGAAAAGTATCTGACCTTCTCGCCCGCCGTGGAAGATATCAGCATAACACCCGAAGGAAATTCCTATTACCGAGTCTACGGCACGTTTCGTTCGAAAACCTCGTACCAGCTCCGCATCGCGGAGGGCGTCCCGTACCTTGGTGGAGGAAAGAGCCAGGCCCAGGTCAGCCGCGAGCTTCAGACAGACGAGATCCCCGCGTATATCGGTTTCAACCAGGACGGCAAGTACTATTTTCCGACCCGGGCCACTTCTGCTCTGGAAGTGACATCACGCAACGTGGACAAGGTTGCCGTCGACATCTACCGCATGTTTCCGTCGAACGTGGCCGTGGCCATCGACGACATGGGCATGAAAACATCGTCCAACGACTATTGGGAAGCCCAGCAACGGGGAAGCAACTTCATATATAAGTGGAGTGAGAAGATCGTCTCGACGGAACTCGAGATGCCCCGCAAGCAAGACTATCTGGTGAGCGCACCCATCGACCTCGAAAAACTGCTCCCGAGCGATAAGCGGGGCGTGTTCTGCGTCGAGGCCCGTGCCCAAAACGGCCCAACGGCAACGAAGATCGTCATGTTCACCAACATTGGCGCACTGGCGCATTGGGTCGATGACGGCGTCATGCTTTTCGCGCACAACTTGTTTACACTCGAGCCCCTTCACCGCGCAAAGGTGACGCTTCATTCCAACAAGAACCAGTTGCTGGCCATTGGGCACACAGACGAGCAGGGCATTTTGCGGATGTCGAACCTCGACAAGACCCTCGGCTCGCCCGAGGTGGCCGTCATCGAATACGAAGACGACTTTTCCCTGATCGAATTGAACCGCCGTGATGACGATACCCCCGAATTCCTCCCAGGCATGCCGATGTACGACAAGGAAGCCTATGACGCCTGCATCTACGCGGACCGCGACCTGTACCGTCCCGGCGAAACGGTCCATGCGCGGTGGATCGTACGCAAGAACTACGGCGACGCCCTTGCCGACACGCCCCTTCTCCTGAAGGTCATGAAACCCAACGGCCGCGTCCTGAGTTCGCAAATCACGAACCTGTCGGCGTTCGGTACCGGCGCCTTGGACATCCAGACGCAGAAGCAGTTCCCGACCGGCAAATACACCATCATGCTCGTGGTGCCCGGCAGCGAACGGCCGGTGGGAAGCTACCAGTTCAGCCTCGAAGAGTTCGTTCCCAACCGCATGGAAACCAAAGTACAGCTCCCCCAAACCATCTGGCTGGCGGGACAGGCCTACGACATCCTTGTCGAGGCACGGCACCTCTTCGGCGCGCCCGCCGTGGACCGCTTGAGCAGCGCCAAGGTTGCTCTCGAGCGCCGGGGATGGAATCCCAAAGGCTGGGAAGGGTATACGTTCGAGAACGATTCCGAGTTCAAGCCCGACACCATCTCGGCCGGAGAAAAGCAGACCGACACGAACGGCAAGGCGACGTTCAGCTTCTCGCATGCAGCGCCCCCCGATGCCACCTCCCCACTTACGGCCACGGTGTTCGCCGGGGTCTTCGAGTTGGGCGGCCGCGCGGTTTACAGCACCGCGGAAGCCATGTACTTCCCGTCGGAACTGTGCCTGGGTATTCGCGCTTCTCGGCCCGCGGGCGCGGCGGGTATCGAGGCGTTCGTGGCCGCCGTCAAACCCGACGGGTCTCCCGCCGAACTCGAGAAGGCCACGGTCTATCTCGAAAAGCAGGTCTGGAACTA encodes:
- a CDS encoding site-specific integrase, coding for MKIKLPTLYHHKPSGQGRITYQGQNVYFGNWHDPETEKRYKRWCAELLVDDGLPVQDAEAVTINVLAAHYLTYCSQYYGPDSAECGNVKRAVQTVLELYGATPANEFTPKNLKAVRAMLLEQTKPKPLSRSTINKYTRLARRMFKWGASEGIIEYNVYAALGTVEGLRKGRTKARETRTIEPVPEQDLQSVLKIAPRILRDMITLQSLSGMRPGEICGLRRRNIDTSREVWTVEITDHKMAHLEDARPRFAAIGPRGQKILKRYLLRPDSAYLFNPREAIKQKAEQAPTHRRRGQKITPRKTGRKVQDHYTTSSYRKAITRLCQEAKIKPWGPNSLRKYAATKVREKYGLDAAQAVLGHSSADTSEIYAKVNQAKVIEIAKELG
- a CDS encoding LamG domain-containing protein, with protein sequence MRAVRSLLVLALFGMAITAWAAPAIYAGPTSSELERVAATELQRLLYAATGNLYPIETLEAVPAGAQGIVLGTPETLPRTAAAWPFGLEEPGADGYVLYSDRADNGLVIVAGKTAGAVQNGAYGLLEKFGFGFYTSQETLPDRFADIPALKLPQFGESVTPAFAVRGALPAYDYLMGCSTWDLEDYKTYIDGLARMRMNMVAFYARDDQPFAAYEFEGELVGGEPLASMASGRWDVEPMPPSEFFAGTGRLFAGETFGASAALVAERRPSIEQAKAVLREAIEYAESRGLQTGLGFEVRGDVLEPAVRDRFEARLRSVLADYPHIDCLWLWQPEGKGVHSGEDPPARSAWASYANRWSGAFQDVTEPRLRAEAVRMVLFAMHGKQLLDALRPDIRLVVSGWGGDAWLRCTDLYPGMDALLPKDIVFSALDNLRVTPNVGSVYDKLSPERQCWPIIWHEFDGDLWMPQPNLYETAGACRDALSKGCEGLIGTHWRTRSVEESMTYTARFAWDPALTVEGFMERRATDLFGPKLGATLAPGLLRLQGLGYRYVGGSGQREGMPFRWSAGEEEKRAELAQTALEIRNALGEDRNILRGALKEITGLVPVPEAAKEIVPALTLGLGDALKEAIIGGTIRADRAARLQAGLSLVASVLAYDHAASVLGPGGEFEKDLIDKDVEAALATLRKSRFADAMHAYSRWTTTKDQLGALASMNGRAWADIRNRLELPPEGLSQLTKTPPDLVIEPRILVLPDRVIVLGLDAEGVNVRVRARPLGASNWEKRELYQMGNQTFSLAFPEEASEWPSFEWGVEVSSKFRTLLTAPESFPAESFSSLHVVSTELPPPPAPPEREVVPADVALEAAPDSYSVKLSWGVRPGEMYTVARDGAVLGVTPDGWYEDTAPLTGKPVRYSVTARNLLTGHTAERFVDERAPEFALPQPPQDIDAVTRNGRVILGWEASAPQTVLYRVTKYDENDSVAGRYDVPAEHGHYLQYADAAAAGEIFTYAIAAVAPDGKEGPPSRRIGVIPVETPIKPLVDLSFEDKSFLAGMAEVAENALALGGTGWAELAPQPEWNPEEQLTLAMWVKMDDLKGMPVLICKGAWQQSGYFLQIFREQLRFYIAGVGTLDAGHPKAGQWQHLAATYGFGEMSVYIDGQLAGRKRVAGRPRPSASALLVGRYGLEDDVYFVRGLMDNIRVYRACLAPEEIRALYEDSKRD
- a CDS encoding YfhO family protein → MTADDTARTTRVTLKEAASQALLLLALLAAAFPGVFFHGEMISPADIAFQQPPWEAYAPEDWQGPSNPLMADVLTLFRPWYTISREAVRAGAWPLWNPYEFAGIPLLANYQSAVLYPPRLLHLFFDIDLATTVYILLKLWLAGMAAYFCARVMGLYRPPAMFCSVGWMFASYNLIWCNWSLPDLSPWLAVLVMAGEFLVQRRYRRGFFAAAFGATLFLLAGHPVTAFTMILGLSVYFIARLALERRRGNAFLAPLGFWAAAWVLAVLVCAALLVPFFEYLGNQYRGEDIAAFGAERGLPLSAAAVFWLPRFFGAAADGNYWGDLDSNRYSMIYPGMAVWLCAATALFAGSGDRRRRAAVIALALAAGLSIALTFEVYPFSLMHALPYFNAIKRSYHICFAVFALPLLGAIGLDAWMRETRPWRALLPPLGIAVLAVLVVAGIWQFNASIIRMRGLTGYLYLQVGLAAGFASAGLLVLAAGTRLRQRAWLGYAMAGVLAVDLLTANRGLNPTIDSGHLMPETALTRFLHEQGLTERVGVAEGGIPGGLMASYGIHEWLGEDGMYPERMIRFLKTMGPDLWDAMEPACAIGCYLKHPEMTDAFPPEALGRLQRLDSLDGIDVYANTAAFPLAYLVPNVRVCPSREAMYAAMMEPGFNPGETALLEAPLATPVDEGARGSAELVSRGFTDVVVRTESDRPALLVLAEAYYPGWTASVNGKPAEIIPVYSVFRGVTVPAGPSEVLFTYFPAAFKMGLACSILFLVAGAIAGLLSLRHAIRTALKTQD